From the genome of Astyanax mexicanus isolate ESR-SI-001 chromosome 3, AstMex3_surface, whole genome shotgun sequence:
TTAAAACACACTGTTCTGTATGTGTATAGATTAATATATTTACTGTTGTGGTCATTTCACATGTATTTtaatgtggtttgtgtgtgttttctgtgaatcTGTTCTTTTTATCAGGGTTTGTTAAGTAGCAGTgttctgcctcctcctcctcctcctctctctgggcttgagttcaattctcgctggcaGGACTTCCTGTCAGATTTTGATGTGAGTAATTTAATTTCTTTGTCTTCAGTTATGTAATGTGAGATTGGAGGTAGTGGGTATGCGCAGGGGTGGGCAGtagtgtaatatattttattgtatcatgatGCATGATGCACTtttagcagttaaagcatagtgACTAACTGCAAAGAGTTTCACTACAAAGATTTAGAGCTGagaaatatgacaatattttacagtattgtgatatacattttctTATCCTGTTgaaatttactgtattatatgcATTTAATGATACCATTAGTGCTTAAACAATGCTGAccaaactgtacatttaattacaaaGTGAGCATTTAATCCAGTTTAATTGATTAATGATGAAttgcagtatattatattataatattataaaagtcATTGTACTCAGTATGGGAGATGATTAgaagactataaggcacatttaaaatcctttaattttcccaaaaaaatagccagtgtgccttatgtatgtatgagttctaacagtcaggtattaaagagcagttgagacacttcactgaagtacagtgttttaaggatgagttttcagtgaagtttctccagcactaaggctgggtgcagcagcattagcattagccgctaacctatCTCTAGCTATTTTACAGTTCCGTtccgagtatattggactgtagtctgcatattaaaccaagctacatgggacaaactgctagctaatattgccctaggttaccagaacactaagggttccttagtctagtgctatcgggcagcatttatgtttgcggttagcagctaatgctaatgctgctgcacccagccttagtgctagagaaacttagctgaaaacttacccttagacaaaatataaaaaatctaagcttactttaaataaacagttttcaggagagaaatctgtgtagattaacatccagcactagtttgattttaaaagaaaatgtttttttttttttttttaaagaattacagtttttttttttgttttttttacttaagtgcttccccattagaagggaaacatggcgacacacttgctcacttcgatgtaggcatctttAATAGTTTTGCcttatctggtgcgccttatgtatgaaaatagaccagaaaatagaggtttattGATGTTGCGTTGCATAGTCTGAAATATACTGTAGGTCTTTTTAAGAATCTATTTCTACTCtggtattttgtgtgtgtgatcacATGTATTGTGAGAAATATTGTGCATTGTGAAAATGGTAGTTCACTGTTAGCAACGCCAGTTTGATATTAGCCATAATtgacttcataataaaagccccaggACAGATAAGATCAATTAAAACATGTATACTAAAATCAATGACTCCtttgactaaaataataaataacattttagtatcttattttatttgtactgttttattttatatatttattacactgTTGGTCATAATATGATCAAATATCtacattctgttaatatttgcatcttaCTTTTAGGGCAAGGATATTTCATAATTACAAAGCATgcaataaaatgtgatttaatttaGACGAATTAATCACAGCACATGTAATTAAGTAATATATTTTACTTCTCATGGCCTTGCTACTGCTAGAGTAACACAGCTGGGTCTGTGTTAATAATGAAGCTTATTTATAATAGCAGAGCTGCTGAGGTAGCAAGTCTATGTGACAGTAAGGCaatcaaaaacaacaatctaactGAAGATCAGTGTTCCTGTTCTGAGGAGTGTTATGAATACGGGCTCTGATCCAGTTATTCAGGGCTGAAAATTACACACAGGTGTGCTGGAAATAAATGCAGTTGGTAGATTTCTAGATAGCAGGGTTGTGCTCTTCTAATCTTGATCAACTGGAATTTACTGCCAGTATAATTCTGTAGCCGGCCCTTTAAAGAGTCAATTACACCATAAATCTGACATGtaggaattaaattaaattaaactgtgaTTTTTTACAAATGAATGCAGTCTAACTAAccctagaaaaaaatatataccttttgattatatattgagatattataatactaaGATTAACAGATTTCATCAGATTTCTGTGGTCTTCTGAtatcatgatgatgatgagtttatattaatgataatattgatgatgataataataattatagtagtCCAAGACAGGGACAATATACAATATTGCCATATTGTATCACTAACACAATTTTCTttgttaaattgttttattttttacaaaatcagGGTTTTGGTAAGATATCATTTAGGAAATGAACAAATGTTTACAGATAGGTTTAGTTTCACCTGAATTTATAAAACGTTTATGTTTATtctaaatattaatttagaaCTGATGCAATTAACATAGTGTTAAAgctttgtaaatgttgttgtTCCATTGGAATGCAGAACTTACTAATTGTaagtaaatttaataataataataataattattattattattattatttttatttatttttaattccactgattttttgaaaaaaaaaaaaaaaacgtaaacgaACAGGTGGCCCAAACCTTTTGCATGATCTAGATCAGTGTGGTACGTAAAGAATTTCAGGGTGGTACACCAGATGTCCTCCGAAAATTTAATTCATGCACAAAAATATAAGTGACTGGTCTAAAGgtttttacagctaattttcaCATcaagtttgtttgtgtttgatgTTTAAGCTGGTAGATCCTGTATGTAAACCTACAATTCAGTTCTTTACAATTCCATAGGCCCTACAACTGAACCCTGGGAATGCCACCATTCACAATCTGTATTATGGTGTGTGTGTCCACTAGCATTTAAACCCCGGCCCATTCTATTCATTTCGGTGGTGAGAGCCACCGCATGCATGCGTTGCATtcagcgcagccccgccctctggCGAAAacgttcagcagagctcaactttattcaaatgaatccagccaCCGCACTgggtccagccaatcagggaacagtaGGCTGAGacttcacacacatacaagcctcaaacacacagagcagggtgccttttaaccacagaagagAGGCTGAAAAAGGCGGAAATTTTTGATTTACAGAACTCTAGATTACAGTGAGGTTTATGaaaatttttcattaaaaaatgtcacggacacgcccacacgcggcgAGACGAGAGATCTGGTCTGTTGACATGcattgaagaaaagtgccagtggacacataCCGTTGGTAATAATAGCTATAATTTGCAGGCCCAAACAGTAGTACGAATTGGTACTTTAACGTTGTGGTTGGTATGTTCCTTTAAAAGTTTGGAAACCACTAATGAACAGATGAATCTGATTAACTTTGTTTGTGTGTTCTGCAGGATTTTGACTCGTTGGTCCCTCAGCACATGTCCGATCTGGACGTGGACGTGGATCTCGCGAATCCCGTCAGCTACAACGCCAGCCTCCGAGATGCCATGGTGTCGGGTGGTGGAGGAGATTACAGACCAGATCCTCCTACCAGTGGATCCCAAGCCACGCCCCACCGGCGGGCGTCGCTCTTCCGCCTGGAGTCGACTAACTCCTCCCACTCGGGCACAGCGCCGGGCGCGGGCGAGGCCCTGCCGCTGCCTCTGTTCTCCTTATCCGCCAACAGCTCCCACAACGAGACGAGTCACAGCAGGGTGGGGGGGTACCTGGACGAGGCTGTGTTTGATCAGATTAATCTGCTGGGTCTGGAGGGGCTGGGGAGCATCGATCCTCAGCTGCTGAACAGGGTGGAGACCAGCGAGGACTCCCCCTGGCTGGAGGAGCTGGACCTGGACTCGGATTCGGGTCTGTCTCTGGAGAGCAGCTCCAGGAGTCCGGCCAGCTCTTCATCCAGCTCCTCATCGTCATCGTCATCTTCTGATTCGTTCGGCGAAGACGAGGGCGGAGCCACGGGTTACAGCAGTGAAGTTGAGTCACTTCCCAACAAAGGAGCTTCAGCCTGCTCTTCTGCGTTCTACGATTGGTCCCCAGTGGACCTCAGAGAGCACGCCCTGCATGACCACACCTACCACAGCTGGGCTCCGCCCCTTAAAGGCGGTATAAAGCAGGAGATGCTCAGCGAGGACGAATACGAACCTGAGGAGATGAGCAGGGACGGGAGGCGTCTGCAGGCTTTGGGTCTCCCGTACTCGGCTCCACAGATCGTGAACATGCCGGTGGAGGAATTCCTGGAGCTTCTGGAGGGGCGTGGCCTGTCCACGGCGGAGATCACTCTGCTGAGGGACGTCCGCAGGCGGGGGAAGAACAAGTTGGCTGCTCAGAACTGCAGAAAGCGAAAGCTGGACGCCATCGTGGGCCTGCAGGAGGAGGTGGACGCTCTCGCGGCTCAGCGAGACACGCTCCTGCGCGAGAGGTCTCGCACCGCCAAGGCTCTTTCCGCCGCGGCCGAGGGTTTTGAAGCTCTGTCGCAGGACGTCTTGAGTCGGATGCGAGACGAGTACGGGCAGCCCCTGAGCCCGCAGCACTACACCATTCACTGTGGGGCAAACGGGCGCGTGGTGGTCCGCCCtcgctctcacactcacacagcgaGAACGACCACTACGGGGGGCAAGACTGTAAAGAGGAAGAAGGACAAAAAACAATGAGAAGAGACTACTTATTATATATACTttgagtgtgtaagtgtaagagtgtgtgtgtgagtacagtatgtatgtaagtgtatgtgtgtgtgtgtgcgcttccTGAAGGACTACTCAGACTTGGTCTACTGAACTTTCTTTCCTGCACTATGGTGGGATATTTCAGTGGAATCCTTCCTGCTGTTTCTGGTCTTTGGGGGAATgacttaaaatttaaaaagacactgtttttattttttttttatcttttttttttatgttgttttcctTGTTTTGAAATATTGCAGCACCACAGACTACAGATCTCTGCTGGGAAGAATGTAGCACAAACACTGGACGTTTGATAGGAGTGCCTAAGAAGAgagtatcttttttttctttttaaaggcatttccctttatttttgctttggttgcaaaaagaaatttaaaataggggtgggcaatatgacgaTATTATTGCAtcgtgatgcttttttttttttaaatactgggCAAAGAAATAAGTGAAAAGATCAAATAAGTTAAGTTATTCTGAACAATGATGTTTTGTTTGAAAAGCAagatgtaaaataaatacatttaggttgTATCAtatatacagtgtttaaaaaaaaaaaaaacaagagaagaaAACTAAAGtgacaaaataattttaaaaacctgtaaaaaaaaaaaaaaatatatatatatatatatatatataccagattTGGTATTCAGGCTTTGGTCAAattttgtttcatttcatttGATTTTGGTTTGAcaattgtttaaattaaattttgtcaTATTGTTAGGCCTGTCATAAGTTGCCatgatcataataataatagaatagcataacaaagcaatcatacccttttaaagacaaaataaagaCACAGTTTTGTCACAATTTTGATCttagttttggaaaaaaatcagacttcagtttctgaatcattttctctgattttgctatttataggtttatgtttgagtaaaatgaacattgttgttttattctataaactacagacaacatttctcccaaattccaaataaaaatattgtcatttagagcatttatttacagaaaatgagaaatgactgaaataacaaaaaagatgcagagctttcagacctcaaataatgcaaagaaacgttttaagagttcagaaatcaatatttggtggaataaccctggttttaatcaattttcttctccaccagtcttacacactgcttttggataactttatgccacttctgctACAAAAattcagaggttttctatttggtaaaatcaaagaaactcaccattttaagTGGGCTCTTTTTTGTTTCTTGATGTTTCTATTATTATAATTGTGATTTAATACGCTGCATTTAGAAAACCTAACAAGTCTTCTGCCACTCGCCATGTCTAACTGGTGGATTTATTTCACTTAATTTACACAGACCATGAAACTGGTTATTGTGGCCTGTGACTTTTGCAATGTCCTATAAAAGCTAAAGAGCGCTGCATTGAATTGTGGGTAATGTGtgggtggggtctcctgcattgaatgcagATTTATTTTCTGAGTTTCATGCTAGAGTTGCCAGTCCCTGTTCACCATCATTACCTcgcactgcactgtctactgtgggtggtaatattaaccTTCTATAAAGTtaaaaactccaactcccataattcacctgaacccaCTATCAGCATGCTGATTAAGTGTTCAATCAATTttacacacaagataacacctcacaacttatacttaTAGGTGTGGTTGTTTCCAAAAATCCCCTGAGGTATTGCGTCATTATCAAATGCACCAatgaaatatatgaataaaatatttcttatttgcaaaaaaaaaaaaaaaaaaaaaggatttaaaacGCTGGTGCAGACGCTTCAGAAAACTGACCAATCACACGTTATGTTGCAGAGAGTATTGTCATCTGTTTGATTTGATAAAGTGCAACAATTTAGCATAAAAAAATCACTGTGCTGAATATGAAGGATGTATTTGACCAgtactttttgtttttaagaatctACTTCcactgatttatttttgttttgcattgcAGTTTTTGTATGTCCATCACAATATACAGCACATTGTGCATCATGAacatgtctttaaatatcataatctaatatttttgtcatattgcccactccTAAATAAAAGTAGATTTATTTGCAACTGTTTTAAAAATGGGAGGCAGGCGGTCACTGGATGACtttgcctaaaaaaaaataaaaaaagcaatttacCGAAGCAGGACTTTACTGTAAACTGTttgtgtaaatttaatttaacttaatttgatGTGATTTAAAAGCGAAGACCCCGTTTATACCTTGTCACTTCATGCAGCTTGAGAGACCGGGATGGATGCACCAATTATTTGGTCGAAAATCTTACCGCACAAAAACTTACGAAAACCCTTCTTCAGTGTTTAagagtgttaaataaaaaagaattaaaagCAGCCACCAGCTGTGGCGTTTATTAAActaaacagaaaaattacatacaGGATTGTGCAATCGATCCAAGACTGTTCtggtgtgtgaaaacaaaccagagataatTAGCCCCTCCCCCAACAAACCCAGAATCGTTCCTGGGTGTagactcattattattattattattattattattattattattattattattattattaggacaAGTGTTAAAATGCCCAAAAACCTTTCAAATGTTtcgttttttctttgcattggaCTTTTAGACAACCGTTGTAAATGTTTGtgcatgtactagtgcatctcaaaaaatgtgaaaagttacattatttcagtaattcagttatattatatagatgtattacagacacagtgatctattttaagcttttatttcttttattgttgatgattatgaagcttacagccaatgaaaacccaaaaatcagtatcttagaaaattatataagaccagttggtacctttggcagtgtgggcagtgtgccaagtcctgctggaaaatgaaatctgcatctttagaAAAGTTGTCagaaaaccatcactgattggtggaaacttcacattagacctttagcagtttggactgtgtgtctcttcactcttcctccagactctgatcccttgattttacaaatgaaatgtaaagtttgctgatgatcagtgattgatttcattttccagcaggacaagcTCTTatggaaaactctgcactgactttggacttgatataacacagtggatcaacaccagcagatgacatggctctccctCTGCTCAACTTTTATAGAGAGATGCaggttttattttccagcaggatttggcacactgcccacacttccaaaagtaccaattggtcttaaataatattctaattttctgagacactgatttttgggtttttattggctgtaagcttcataatcatcaacaataaaataaataaacacttaaaatagatcaccctgtgtttaatacatctatataatgtatgagtttcacattttcaactgaattactgaaataaagtaacttttcagtaaaactaatttttttgagatgcactagtatatcatcaggattatatctgggtAAAGCAAAGCCATGTAAAATGCTAGAATGCTAGAAACGGTGTGCATCATGCTAATTTTTTGCAGCTAAATTGTATTCAGATTTCATTCAGAACTCATTGATCTGACTAACCCGAGACACATTTGACTGccgctgttaaaatgcatgtagCTTAAACTGTATAAAGATGCAATCCAGATACTAGCTACAGGAGGTAAGAAGGTGTAAACTGGGTCAAAATGAATTATTTCACAGTTTCTgatttaattaaactaattacaAGCTTCCCACAAGCAAACCCATGCCACTGCGGTGTTGCAGCTGATTGTTGATTTGTGAATGATGCAGTCGTCTTCTACCTGTGTGGTGGTTCCTGTCTGAGGCTGCTGGTAATGTGCTTTACACAGAGTGGTGTAATTACTACAGTGATTGAGACTAAGCCCTGGATCCAGCTCTTTGTTATGCAATTCTTTTGTACTTTAGGTCTTTACAGCCGTTAATGACTGTTACTGTTTGGCCTTACTGCTTTGATAATTCCACTTTGTGTACTATTGCATATGATTTTCCATCACAAGGACAGTTTTGGGTTCTGATTtggctttttattgttttttgtttgttttataattgtgtttttaatgttctaTGATTTGAGTTTGATTTGAAAATTccctttagttaaaaaaaaaaaacttcagaaccTTTAGAAACATGCCTGAACCCTGACAAGcacaagataagataagagacGAGACGTTTGCTTGAAAGAGCTTAAAGAGTGGTGATCTGTTCTACCTCATACCGTAACCATTAGATCCCCAaagttaaaaaaatgaatgaaatatggTGAGAATTACCCCCAATCCCCAACAAACACACCCTTTAATCCTTAAACTGTTCCTTAAATAATTCCTCTGAAATTGCGGTGTTCTGATTTGTGCAAGGATTCCTATTTTCCGATTAATAAAGGAAGATAAATTAATAACTTTATGCTTCTTGTTGTTGTCTAAGTCTCCTCGTGtatgtgtgggtttcctctgtgGACTATGGtttcttcccacagtccaaaaatatggagatcaggtaaattagatACTCTATATTGTCctgatgtgtatgtgtgggtgtatgtATGACTTTGCCGAGATATGGGTGGTgttttccggttgagagtacgctctGTGTGATTGGCTGATGCTTGTCACTGGTGTGTATGTGGTTGAGTGCAATACATGATTCTAAAGCATCATTGGGTGTCTAGAAAAGAGCTATATACATGTAGTTTCattaaattaaacactttttaggCATATGAATGACCAAAGCACAGCTTGGGTCCTCCAATAAATAATATACTTCTCATATTTCTCATTATAATAAATAGATTTTCAATAAAAAGGGTAGCTAGGCAAATGTACGTTTTAAACTGGAGATATGTGGCTAAAGTAGATAACTGTGGATTATGTAATGCTGTAACTGTAACTAAGTCACCCTGTTActacacttttaaaaaatatatagttttatctAGAAGAAATCAAATTAACCAATTGGTTTTGCTTTCAAACAAAAAACAAGGCAAGAAATGTGGAGTAAGATGTCAAATCTGAATGAACTTGATATAAAACATGATTGTTCATGCTATATGGTTCATATAGTTGTgaaaaaaacaagcaattttcaggtctaggtaagttttggaaaaaataagtgcTATATAAgtgcaagagggatgctggacgactgaacaggctggtgaggaaagctggttctgtgctgggattagagctggagtccttaacaccactggcagagaggagagccctcagcaagctgctgaacatcatggacaatgttcaccaccctctgcacagcaccatcaccaggcagaggagctcattcagcggcagactgctgtcccagtcctgctccacagacagactccgaaagtcttttgtccctcaggccataagacttttcaactcctctcagcacagcaaactgaagactctgtgacaccttttctttccagcaattctggccacaccatggacatacccccatctatggtcacactatcatgctgatgcccataacactatttttatagttctaccctattttgcactagtagttcattcactagttcattcatctactgtttacgtatcttttgcactgctaaatttaaattattatataactgtgtatttgcactttctgtatggcggacatcagttatccttatccttactttatgcacatcaactggtgttcgctgtctattgtgttcaactgcactacctccattttacatcacacacactaaagactgtacttttataatttcattttattttttattttgttgtatttatatgtatcatttatatatatatatatatatatatatatatatatatatatatttttttttttttctttttatctttttgtaactttgtgtactatacacacctgctgctggatgtcaagaatttcccctcggggatcaataaagtatctatctatctatatatctatatatattaagtactatactgtactatgctGCTAAAGTAAGTATAGTTGGTGTTCTATTTATTTTGTGCACAGGTgtcaagtaataaagtacaaatactttgttttctttcttcaaaAGTAcaattttggttattggttatctacactgaaaatatttttcagatgactttttagttctactccttacattttataaacagcctcgttactcctatttcatttcagctcatttttatTCCTTCTTCTCGTCCTTcgataaaacccctatccagataaatctctccatccagatagagtgaatctgattgtgattggatgtagagaagtataaacatataccattccgacttggtttatactgtgatccatcacactccagcaagaacataacagacgtatgtagtctagtatgaagatgatccgtgcagagactcaagagaactccagataaactccagtccaactaaacttctttaatatatttacattcatttacaatgggaataaatgcagctgaaacactagagaacagcctagAGCAtcacaaattatattatcaacattcatattttaatattttaacattatagtcattaggggtgtgcgatatgtctctaaaataaaatcacgatatttcagggtatttttgcgataacaatatacttggcgatatagcaaaactaaaataattcattcatttcaggaatatagtataataatataacagtataatcataatgtggcaaaataaataatatagcataaaataatataatgcagcaaaaaatattgtagaatacagaacagccctattatcatgatatggatttttaatatcatgatatttctgtcacaatatattgtatacgatataatattgcccacccctaatagttattatggcttttagaaaaatgtgtttttattatactttaagtagttttgaaaccagtacttttacttaaagagtaaaaagcttgagttgatacttcaacttctacagaagtattttaaacactagtatataTACCTTTTACTCTACCTGAGTAATGCATGTGTATGGaaatacttttcacacttttggTCGCAGCACTACTTacccagtgttgccaactcctcagtaaggaaagtagctattggctgtcctaaaagtcgctagaagtcgctaaatgacgtcatcgcctaatttgcataatacatgtttttgaagctgtaaagtattagggttgtgggagagaaaaaagtgagtaaaaacaccataaatgtgttagaaatgttataaaggaacaacttctgttgtttttttaaataggacgtcacttttttttacattaacttcatttttacgtgaattacataaattagttttttgccatgttcttaaatgttattaaaagagcaaccggaactgttattctatgttttttttactttttttttagttt
Proteins encoded in this window:
- the nfe2l3 gene encoding nuclear factor erythroid 2-related factor 3, giving the protein MQYMKKYFTEGLIQFTILLSLIGVRVDVDSYLSGYFSPLIIETDGGPSSAFIQTPFHSYRDTAAGYQVHPKCPEFEYRRLLDEVRALGSPARFPTRLNAWLVHLVPGGLEQQQPGEQTGEDPGGVGGELGGENLGNEAEEDENDYEDKNTETCLSQAEEDVKDEEEEISLDPVNHLTQSSALEQEGLLSSSVLPPPPPPLSGLEFNSRWQDFLSDFDDFDSLVPQHMSDLDVDVDLANPVSYNASLRDAMVSGGGGDYRPDPPTSGSQATPHRRASLFRLESTNSSHSGTAPGAGEALPLPLFSLSANSSHNETSHSRVGGYLDEAVFDQINLLGLEGLGSIDPQLLNRVETSEDSPWLEELDLDSDSGLSLESSSRSPASSSSSSSSSSSSSDSFGEDEGGATGYSSEVESLPNKGASACSSAFYDWSPVDLREHALHDHTYHSWAPPLKGGIKQEMLSEDEYEPEEMSRDGRRLQALGLPYSAPQIVNMPVEEFLELLEGRGLSTAEITLLRDVRRRGKNKLAAQNCRKRKLDAIVGLQEEVDALAAQRDTLLRERSRTAKALSAAAEGFEALSQDVLSRMRDEYGQPLSPQHYTIHCGANGRVVVRPRSHTHTARTTTTGGKTVKRKKDKKQ